The following DNA comes from Nocardioides panzhihuensis.
GAGCACCCGGAGAAGATCGGCAGTACCGTCGAGGAGCTGATGCGCTATCTCACGATCGTGCAGTTCGGCCTGGGCCGCGTGGCCAAGGAGGACCTGGAGCTCGGCGGCGCCCAGATCGAGAAGGGCGACCTCGTAGTCGTGGCTATGAACGCCGCCAACCGCGACCCCCGCGCCTTCGACGACCCCGACACCCCGACATCGACCGCAAGGCGTTCCGCCACATGGGCTTCGGCTACGGCATCCACGCCTGCCTGGGCCAGAACGTAGCCCGGGCCGAGCTGCGGACGGTCCTGCCCAAGCTGTTCCAGCGCTTCCCCGACCTGCGCCTGGCGACCCCGCTGGAGGAGGTGCCGATGGACTTCACCGGCACCAACTACGGAGTCCTCAAGCTCATGCTCACCCGCTGAGCCGTCTCGTACGACGCGGGGGCGCCGAGCACGAGCCCGGCACCCCCGCGCCTCAGCGCATCCGCGTCAGCGGACCATCAGGGTGCCGCCGTCGACCGAGACGATCTGTCCAGTGATGAAGCGCGCCCCCTCTGAGGCATAGAAGGCGAGCACCGGGATGAAGTCCTTCTCCACGTCACCGAGCTTGCCGCCGAGCGGGATGTTCTGCCCCATGTACGCATCGTGGGCGGCGAGAGCCTCGGGGCTCATCTCCGAGCGGGTCTTGTCGTACATCGGGGTCCAGATCGCGGGGGCGATCATGTTGAGCGAGACGTTGTGCTTGCCCCACTCCTTGGCCGCGGTCCGGGTCCAGGCGATCACGCCACCCTTGCTCATCGCGTAGACCGACTTGTTGGGCAAGCCGATGACCCCGGCGGCGGAGGCGAAGTTGATGACCTGGCCACCCTCGCCCTTCAGATGCGCGAAGGCGGCCTGGTTGGTCAGCATGGTGCCCAGGGTGTTGACCGAGAGCACCTTGGTCCACAGGTCCACCGAGCTCTCCTCGGCGGGCGAGGACGGCGCGATGCCGGCGGCGTGGACCAGGACGTCGAGGCCACCCAGCTTCTCCACCGCGGCGGTGAAGGTGCTGTCGACCGACTCCTTGTCGGCGACGTCGACAGGGAGGAACTCCGCACCGGACTCCTCGGCGATCCGGGCGCCGGCATCCTCGGTGAGGTCGACCGAGACGACCTTGGCGCCCAGGGCCGGGAAGGACCGTACGAGGCCCTCCCCCATGCCACTCGCTCCGCCGGTGATGATGATGCGTCGTCCATCCAGACGAGTCACTGCCATGGCTGCACTTCTTTCTCGAACTTCTTCTCGGGTGTCGGTCTGTGCTGACGTAAGAGGCGCGGGGTGAGGCACTGCACGGACCTGGATCTCGCGGCTCCGAGCCACAGCCCAGCGCCGTAGGCGAGGTCGTCGAGGCGGCGGCCGAGGAGGGTTGTGGGGCGGACGTCGGTCTCGTGGAAGGCGACGGCGGTGTCGACGAGGAGCGCGGCGAGGACCATGCGGCGTGCGGTGCGGCTGAGCAGGCAGGCGACCAGCGTGAGTGGCCACCAGTGGCGCAGCAGGAGCGCTGACTCCTGGCGTAGCGACCAGCCGAGTCCTCGGACGGCGAGGCGGAGGGCGAGGCTGCGGCGGCCGGGGACGTCGGGGAGAGCCTGCGAGACGACGCGGCTGCCCCAGGCCAGTGAGGCGAGGGCCGCGGGCGTCGACCACCAGCGGCCGGCCAGGATCGCGGCTGCGGCGGCGGCCATGGCCGGGGAGAGTACGGCCGGGGCGATCGCCTCCCCGTGGCGGCGGCCGAGCTCGGCGCCGCCGGTGCCGTAGACGAGCTTGCGGCCGAGCCAGCCGCGTACGGTGCCGCGGACCTCGTGCAGGGCCTCGAGGTCGGGCGCGTAGCGGACCACGTGTCCGGCCTCGACCAGTCGCCAGACCAGGTCGACGTCCTCGCCCACGCGCAGGTCGCCGGCGAATCCGCCGACCTCTCGCAGGGTCGAGGTACGAGCGACCAGGCAGGCCGACGGCAGCCAGCCGACGGCCGCGCCGGGGCGCACCGAGCACGCTCTGGTGCCCAGGGAGAGCGAGGAGGCGGCCATGTCGTGGCGTTCGAACCACGCCGGCCGAGCCTTGTCCCTGTGCCCGCGCACCAGCGGCCCCACCAGCGCGACCCGCGGGTCCGCTAGGTGACCGGCCAGCTTCGCGAGCATCTCCGGGGCGGCGGCGACGTCGGAGTCGACGAAGGCGACGTAGGTCGTGGCGACCCGGGCCAGCCCGGCGTTGCGGGCACCGGCGGGTCCCAGGTTGTCGGTCAGCGCGAGGAGGGTGGCGCCGTGGCGGCGTACGACCTCCGCGACAGCGCCCGGGTCGTGGGAGGCGTCGTCGACGACGATGACGTCGAGCCCGTCCAGCCCACTCAGCGCGGCCAGGCAGCGGTCGAGGAGCTCGGGTCGGTCGTGGGCCGGGACGATCACGGTGAGCTCGGCCGGGTCGGCGGGCGTCAGGCCGGCGGGATCGGCGAGATTGCCGTCGAGCAGGCGGCGGGCGATGAGGTCGGAGGTGGCGTCGTGGACCTGCACCTGCCGGCCGGCGACACGGTCAGCGGCCGTGGAGGCCAGGCGCATGGACCGCAGCGGGGAGCCGCCGACCAGCGACAGCCCACCGTCGGGCGTCGGGAGGAGACGTACGTCATCGCGCACCCGCACCGTGAACCCATCCGGCAGCATCATCCGCCGAAGCCTCCGTCGGCGGCGACGACCGAGCCGTTGAGCACTGCCCCGGCACGTGAGCAAGCGTGCACGACGGTGGCGGCGACCTCGTCGGGGGTGAGCGGTCGGCGCAGGAGCTGGTGGGCAGCGAGGTCGTCGGGACCGACGGCGTAGAGGTCGGCGGTCGCGGCGAGCATCACGGTGTCGGTGGAGCCCGGCGAGACGGCGCAGGCGGTCACGCCCGTGCCGGCCAGGTCGGCGGCCAGGCCCCTCACCAGGCCGATCACGGCATGTTTCGCGGCGTTGTAGGCGGCGAGGTGGAACAGCCCGCGCGACCCCGCGGCGGAGGCGAGCGCGACGAACCGGCAGCCGCTGGGGTCGGGCCCGGCTAGCATCGCGGGGACGGCGGCCGCGGCGGTGTTCCAGACCCCGGCGACGTCGATCTGCCACTGCAGGTCGAGCGAGGTGTCCTCCCACAGCGGGCGACCGCCGGCGATCACCGCCGCGCCCGCGACCGCGACATCGAGCCGCCCCCACCTCTCCTGCGCCGTGCCGACAGCGGCGGTCAGCGCCGCCGGATCCCGTACGTCACCGACGACCGGTTCGACCCAGCCGGCCGGGAGCGAGGCGACCAGGGTGTCCAGGTCGGCCTTCGTGGCCTGCGGATAGCCGGCCGGGGAGTCCTCCCCCGCGCACCAGTCGAGCGCGACGACGTGTACGCCCTCGGCCACCAGGCCACGCACGGTGGCCGCGCCGATCCCACGCGCGGCGCCGGTCACCAGCGCGACCCGTGTCGCCGCTGCGCGCGCTGGTTTGGGCTTCATCGTGCCGCTGCTCCGATCCGGAGCCGGTCATAGGCAGCGACGACCATCGCCTCGAGGATGCGCTTGCCCTGCTCGGCGCTCGCTCCGGTCGGGTCGCCGAGGACGCCGTTGGCCGAGACGGCTTCGACGCCGCCTGCCCGCATCACCGGCAGCAGCTCGGCGATCGGGCGGGTGTTGCCGGGGACGGCCTGCCGCAGACGTACCCGTTCGGGGGCCAGGTGCAGCATGAGCGAGGTCTCGGTGTGGCCGGCGTGCGGATCCGCGTCCGGGACCTGACACGGCACCCAGGACACCTCTCTCCCCTCGGCGCGAAGGACCGTGACGGCGGCCGTGACCGCGTCCAGGTTGCCGCCGTGACCGTTGACCATGACGACCCGGGAGGCCCAGGTGGTCAGCGAACGGCCGAGCTCGACCAGCACCGAGGTCAGCACCGCGGTCCCGATCGAGATGGTCCCGGGAAACGACTGGTGCTCCCCGCTGGCACCGATCGGCACCGCCGGGGCGACGGAGGCGCCGATCAGCGGGGCGAGCTCGTCGGCCACCGCGGTCGCGATCACCGTGTCGACGTCGAGCGGCAGGTGGGGGCCGTGCTGCTCGGTGGACCCCACCGGCACCAGGACCGTGCCGCCCGGCACGATCTCCGGCCAGGGACGGTCGACCAGGCTCACGGCCGGTCCGAAGGTTGGCCCAGTGGTTGGCCCGGTGGTTGTCCGAGCGCGAGCTCGAAGCCGTCGGGGATCACCAGGTCGGCCGGGGTGAGGTCGTGGATGGAGGCCTTGCCCATGCCCAGGACCGCGGAGTCGAGGCCGTTGCGGAGAATGTCGAGGACGTTCTCGACACCGGCCTGGCCGTTGGCGCCCAGGCCCCACAGGTACGCGCGCCCGACCATCACCGCACGAGCGCCCAGGGCCAGCGCCTTGGCGACGTCGGAGCCGCGGCGTACGCCACCGTCGAGGAGCACCTCGATCTGGTCGCCCACCGCGGTCGCGATCGGGGGCAGCACCCGGATCGTGGCCGGGGTCCCGTCGAGGTTGTTGCCGCCGTGGTTGGAGACCGAGATCGCGTCCACCCCCGCGTCGACCGCACGCAGCGCGTCGTCGACCCGGCACACGCCCTTGAGCATGAACGGCTTGCCTCCACTCACGTCCTTCCACGTGGCCACCATCCAGGCCACGTCGTCCCACGACGGCGGCGGCGTGGTCATCCACTCGTAGTAGGCACCGAAGAACGTGGGCGGCTCCCCCAGGCTGCCGTCGTCGGCGATCGGTGCCAGGTTGGGGGCGGTCAGGTCCGGGATGCCGCCGCTGCGGGCGTACGCCGCCAGCCATCGTCCGCGGCTCATCACCTGGGGCGCGAACCTGAGCATCGCGGAGAGGTCGACCTTCTCCGGGATCTCCGGGCTGCCCCAGTCGCGGCCCATGGAGAAGGACCAGTCGAGGGTGGCGATCAGCGCCTTCGCCCCGGCCGCGTGGGCCCGGCGCATCCGGCGGATCATCACGTCGCGGTCACCGGTCCAGTACATCTGGAAGAACGTCGCCGCGTTGGCCGCCACCACCTCCTCGACCGACTTCGAGGCGAAGTTGGACAGCCCCATCACCGTGCCCCGGGCCGCCGCCGCCCGCGCGACCGCGACCTCACCGTCGGGATGGACGGCCTGTACGCCGGTGGGCGAGATGATCACCGGGAACCCGATCTCCTGGCCCAGCACCGTGGTCGACAGCTCGCGCTTGTCGTGATGGCCGGCCACGTGCGGCGCCAGCCCGAGGTCGGCGAACGCCTGCTGGTTGTCCGCGATCGTCTGGCCGCGCTCCGAGCCGGCCAGCAAAGCCGCGTACACCGGCTTCGGCAGCCGCTTGCGGGCACGCTCCTGCGCCACCGCGACGGACTCGAACCACGGGTTCTGCTTCCAGGGGTTCTTCCAGGCCATGTCTCTTCTCGCTTCTGTCTACAGGTTTCAGTTGGGGGCGAAGCCGGCCAGCGGCGACTCCGCGCACGCACTCACCGGCGGGCTCACGGGTGCAGCCAGATCGGAGTCCGGACGCCGTCGGGAGAGGGTCAGCAGCACCGGTGCGTTGCGGCTGGGCGCGCTGCGGGAGTGGTCCTGTCCGACCGCGGGAATGGTCCGGGCCCCGGCCAGTGCGGTCTCGCCGTATCCCTGGACACACTCCGGGTCCGGGCCGTCCAGCGGCAGGCCGGTGAAGAACTTCGCAGCCATGCAGCCACCGCGACAGGAGTCGTAGTGGGCGCAGCCCGAGCAGGCGCCACCGGTCTGCGGCTCGCGCAGCTCCTGGAAGAGCGCCGAGGTCTTCCACACCTTGTCGAAGCCGCCGTCGGTGAGCAGGTTGCCGGCAAGGAACTGGTCGTGGATCGCGAACGGACAGGCATAGACGTCGCCCACGGGGTCGATCAGGCACACCACCCGCCCGGCGCCGCACAGATTCAGACCAGGCAACGCACCGCTGCCATCCTCCGGCCCGAAGGCAGCCAGATGGAAGAAGGAGTCCCCGGTCAGCACGTTGTCACCGTTGGCGACAAGCCACTCGTAGAGCTCCCGCTGCTGCTCAGGAAGCGGGTGGAGCTCGTCCCACACGTCCGCGCCGCGGCCCGAAGGACGCAGCCGGGTCAGCCGCAGCGTCGCCCCGAACCGGTTCGCGATCGCCTTGAACTCGTCGAGCTGCCCGATGTTCTCCCGGGTGCAGACCACGCTGAGCTTGGCGTCGCGGAATCCAGCCTCGTGCAGGTTGCGCAGCGCGGTGATCGCGGTATCGTACGATCCCGTCCCCCGCACCCGGTCGTTGACCTCGGCCGTGGCACCGTCCAGCGAGATCTGGACATCCACATAGTCGCTCGCGGCCAGCCACCGCGCCCGCTCCGGGGTGAGCCGGACGCCGTTGGTCGAGAACTTCACCCCGACATCGTGAGCGACCGCATATTCGACCAGGTGCCAGAAGTCGGGACGTACGGTCGGCTCGCCACCGCCGATGTTCACGTAGAAGACCTGCATCCGCTGCAGCTCGTCGATCACCGCCTCGCACTGCTCGGTGCTCAGCTCACGCGGGTCGCGCCGGCCGCTGCTCGACAGGCAGTGCGCGCACTCCAGGTTGCACGCATACGTCAGCTCCCAGGTCAGGCAGATCGGCGCATCCAGGCCGAGCTCGAAGTGCTCCACCAGCTTCATCACAGGCTCCTCACGTCACAGGACGGATCATGTCGGTCCGGGCCAGGCCGGAGAGCGCAGCGACGTACGCAGCGTGCTGGCCCTCCGGCACTCCCGATGCCACGAGCGCACCGCGCACGTCCGGGTACGACCCCAGGGCACGCACCACCGCCACCAGCTCGGGACGCTTGAGGAAGGTCAGCTTCCGGTTCCCGAAGTGGTAGGCCAGCGCCCCGAACGGCTCGGGCCGCAGCTCGACCGACGGCGACAGCGCCCACGCGCTGTCCAGGCTCACGGCCATGCTCGGATCACTCAGCATGACGATGCTCAGTAGACGCCGCACATGCCGTCGATCGAGACCTCTTCGATCAACGACTCTTCGGTCAGGGCCTCGTCCACGACCTGGGTGTTCTCTTCAGGGTTCATGACAGCTCTCCTTCATCTTTCGGCGTCCGAGGACGCGGTCTTCGGTGACGCACACCACATTAATGACACTCGGGGTCAAAAAGATAGGGGTTCGCCCGAATCGGCGACTCTTTTGCCTTCGGCGCGCCTAACGCGGCTGATAGATTCCGACGAATGCCGACCAGCCCCGCCCCCGCGACGCGGCGCAGCTCGCTCCGCGGACGCCCCGCCGCCACCACGCACGCGGAGATCGAGCAGGCGGCCTTCCAGCTCTTCATGACCAAGGGCTTCGAGGCCACCACCCTCGACGACATCGGCGAGGCGATCGGGGTCGGCCGACGCACCATCACCCGCTACTACCCCTCCAAGAACGACATCCCCTGGGGACAGTTCGACCGCACCCTCGACGCCTTCCGCGAGATCCTGCGCTCCATGCCCACCGAGCTCCCGCTCCACATTGCGGTCCACCGCGGCGTACTCGCCTTCAACGACTTCCCCACCGACGCCAGCCCCAGCCACCGCGACCGGATGCGCCTGATCCTCACCACCCCGGCCCTCCAGGCCCACTCGGTACTCCGCTACGCCAGCTGGCGCGAGGTCATCGCCGACTACGTCGCCGAGCGCACCGGCCTCCGCTCCGACGACCTCCTCCCCCAGACCGTCGGCCAGGTCTCCCTCGCCCTCGCCCTGACCTCCTACCAGGCATGGCTCGACGACGAGGACGCCTCGCTCCCCGACCTGCTCGACGCCACGATGGGCCACCTGCGCACGTACGTCTCGAGCTGACGCCTGCGACTACAGGGCCGCGGCGATCGCGCGCTTCGCGTCGAGCTCGGCGGCAGCTTCCACTGGGGACGGCGCACGAATGCGTCAGACCAGGGCTGGACCGCCTGCGTCCGGATACTGTCCGGCTACTGTCCGGTCGAGGGTCACTCCAGACCATTGACAACCGTCACTAACTATCATGTTTCCGCAGGTCAACCGCCGGTTTCCGTCGGCCCCAATCACCAACCCTTCACGCGGGACCGCTCCCCGGCTTACAGGCCAGCCCGTTCGCTCTCACCGGCCTGACCTGGCGTTTTACTTTCCAGGTTGACGTGTTCACGGCCGACCGTGCGCCGTCATGCCAGTGAGGAGCGGACAACCGCCGTCAGCACGCGCACTCGCTATGGTTGGGCGGTGACGGCTTCATCTGACCCTCCCTCAAGGTCCATAGAGAGAAGTCCCGCAGCCGATGCTCTCAACACTCTCTCCACAACTGTCGTGATCGGCTGTCTGTCTGTGGCAGCGCTGGCCATCGGCTGGGTCGGCCTCGAAATGCTCGGCAACAGCGGCTGGGAACGGCTGGTCGCGTTCCTCGGCCTGAGCGTCGCCGGCTTGGCATTGCTGGCAGTGCTCCCCCATGCACTGATGCTGCGGTGGGTCAGAAGTCGTCGCCGGTCGCCTGTGCCGCCATGGCCCACTCTCGCGGCCGTCACCGCCACAGCCATTCCCTTTCCGGCGACGATCTTGACCATCTCCAGAGAACCTCCGATCGAGTTCATCGTCCCCATGACCATCTTCGGGATGCTGTTGGCCGTCGAAATCTTCCTGATGCTTCACCTATCGCAGCGCGACAAGAGTCAGGTCGGGCTCAGCAGCGTTAACCATCACGATGACGCCGAACACTGACAGCATTCGCCGCCGTGGCTGGCCGGCGCCGTCCGGTCGAGAGTCACTTCAGCTCGTCGGCAACCGTCGATGAAGTCATGTTTTCGCAGGTCAAGCACCCATATCCGTCCACGGTAACCAGCACCGTCCACACGGGAATGGACTCCCGCTTACAGGCCAGCCCGCCCGCACCACACTGATCGAAAGTCGCCGATCTCGCCGAGAATCGGCTGGCATGGGCGCTCGTCAGGCGTGAGACGGCGCGGGTAGGGCGTTGGTTACCTTCCCCCGCCGACCGGAAGTGCTTCGAGCACCACACCCGGGGCCTGGCGGCGTACGGAGTCGGCCTTCCACTTGTCGGGGAAGAGGGCGAGGACGGTGCCGTCGGAGCGGGTCATCACCTCGACGCCGCTGAAGCCGCTGATGGTGCCGGCGTGCTCGGGGGTGGTGTGCAGTGCGAGCGAGTAGGCGAGGTTGTCCATCCGGATCGGGGCGTGGAACTCGGTCTCCATCCGGGCAGCGACGACCTCGAACTGCATCGGCCCGACCGCGGCGAGCACCGGCGCCTGGTCGCCGCGCAGCTCGGAGCGCAGCACCTGGACGACGCCCTCCTGGTCGAGCTGCTCGATCCCGCGCCGGAATCGCTTGTAGCGGCCGGCGTCGATGACGCGGGCACTGACGAAGTGCTCCGGGGCGAAGCTCTCGATCTCCGGGAACTCCGCGGGCACGCCGTCGTAGATGGTGTCGCCCACGCGCAGCGCGTTGGCGTTGACCAGCCCGACGATGTCGCCGGGCGAGGCCGTCTCGACCGAGGAGCGTTCCTTGCCGAAG
Coding sequences within:
- the mftC gene encoding mycofactocin radical SAM maturase (MftC is a radical SAM/SPASM enzyme that catalyzes the first two steps in biosynthesis of the electron carrier mycofactocin from the terminal Val-Tyr dipeptide of the precursor peptide MftA.) produces the protein MKLVEHFELGLDAPICLTWELTYACNLECAHCLSSSGRRDPRELSTEQCEAVIDELQRMQVFYVNIGGGEPTVRPDFWHLVEYAVAHDVGVKFSTNGVRLTPERARWLAASDYVDVQISLDGATAEVNDRVRGTGSYDTAITALRNLHEAGFRDAKLSVVCTRENIGQLDEFKAIANRFGATLRLTRLRPSGRGADVWDELHPLPEQQRELYEWLVANGDNVLTGDSFFHLAAFGPEDGSGALPGLNLCGAGRVVCLIDPVGDVYACPFAIHDQFLAGNLLTDGGFDKVWKTSALFQELREPQTGGACSGCAHYDSCRGGCMAAKFFTGLPLDGPDPECVQGYGETALAGARTIPAVGQDHSRSAPSRNAPVLLTLSRRRPDSDLAAPVSPPVSACAESPLAGFAPN
- the mftE gene encoding mycofactocin biosynthesis peptidyl-dipeptidase MftE, with protein sequence MSLVDRPWPEIVPGGTVLVPVGSTEQHGPHLPLDVDTVIATAVADELAPLIGASVAPAVPIGASGEHQSFPGTISIGTAVLTSVLVELGRSLTTWASRVVMVNGHGGNLDAVTAAVTVLRAEGREVSWVPCQVPDADPHAGHTETSLMLHLAPERVRLRQAVPGNTRPIAELLPVMRAGGVEAVSANGVLGDPTGASAEQGKRILEAMVVAAYDRLRIGAAAR
- the mftB gene encoding mycofactocin biosynthesis chaperone MftB (MftB, a small protein, is a peptide chaperone that assists the radical SAM enzyme MftC in performing two modifications to the C-terminal Val-Tyr dipeptide of the mycofactocin precursor peptide, MftA. MftB's role is analogous to the role of PqqD in the biosynthesis of PQQ, a cofactor that derives entirely from a Tyr and a Glu in the precursor PqqA.), coding for MAVSLDSAWALSPSVELRPEPFGALAYHFGNRKLTFLKRPELVAVVRALGSYPDVRGALVASGVPEGQHAAYVAALSGLARTDMIRPVT
- a CDS encoding mycofactocin-coupled SDR family oxidoreductase encodes the protein MKPKPARAAATRVALVTGAARGIGAATVRGLVAEGVHVVALDWCAGEDSPAGYPQATKADLDTLVASLPAGWVEPVVGDVRDPAALTAAVGTAQERWGRLDVAVAGAAVIAGGRPLWEDTSLDLQWQIDVAGVWNTAAAAVPAMLAGPDPSGCRFVALASAAGSRGLFHLAAYNAAKHAVIGLVRGLAADLAGTGVTACAVSPGSTDTVMLAATADLYAVGPDDLAAHQLLRRPLTPDEVAATVVHACSRAGAVLNGSVVAADGGFGG
- a CDS encoding SDR family NAD(P)-dependent oxidoreductase, which translates into the protein MAVTRLDGRRIIITGGASGMGEGLVRSFPALGAKVVSVDLTEDAGARIAEESGAEFLPVDVADKESVDSTFTAAVEKLGGLDVLVHAAGIAPSSPAEESSVDLWTKVLSVNTLGTMLTNQAAFAHLKGEGGQVINFASAAGVIGLPNKSVYAMSKGGVIAWTRTAAKEWGKHNVSLNMIAPAIWTPMYDKTRSEMSPEALAAHDAYMGQNIPLGGKLGDVEKDFIPVLAFYASEGARFITGQIVSVDGGTLMVR
- a CDS encoding cytochrome P450; its protein translation is MGFGYGIHACLGQNVARAELRTVLPKLFQRFPDLRLATPLEEVPMDFTGTNYGVLKLMLTR
- the mftF gene encoding mycofactocin biosynthesis glycosyltransferase MftF (Members of this protein family, MftF, are glycosyltransferases, members of PF00535 (glycosyl transferase family 2). The encoding gene is found as part of the mycofactocin cassette, in Mycobacterium tuberculosis, many other Actinobacteria, and occasional members of other lineages. Mycofactocin itself, a putative redox carrier, is a heavily modified derivative of the C-terminal Val-Tyr dipeptide of the mycofactocin precursor MftA (TIGR03969).) — its product is MMLPDGFTVRVRDDVRLLPTPDGGLSLVGGSPLRSMRLASTAADRVAGRQVQVHDATSDLIARRLLDGNLADPAGLTPADPAELTVIVPAHDRPELLDRCLAALSGLDGLDVIVVDDASHDPGAVAEVVRRHGATLLALTDNLGPAGARNAGLARVATTYVAFVDSDVAAAPEMLAKLAGHLADPRVALVGPLVRGHRDKARPAWFERHDMAASSLSLGTRACSVRPGAAVGWLPSACLVARTSTLREVGGFAGDLRVGEDVDLVWRLVEAGHVVRYAPDLEALHEVRGTVRGWLGRKLVYGTGGAELGRRHGEAIAPAVLSPAMAAAAAAILAGRWWSTPAALASLAWGSRVVSQALPDVPGRRSLALRLAVRGLGWSLRQESALLLRHWWPLTLVACLLSRTARRMVLAALLVDTAVAFHETDVRPTTLLGRRLDDLAYGAGLWLGAARSRSVQCLTPRLLRQHRPTPEKKFEKEVQPWQ
- the mftD gene encoding pre-mycofactocin synthase MftD (MftD, an enzyme found in the mycofactocin biosynthesis locus, performs an oxidative deamination of 3-amino-5-[(p-hydroxyphenyl)methyl]-4,4-dimethyl-2-pyrrolidinone (AHDP). The resulting compound, now called pre-mycofactocin (PMFT), is a biologically active redox cofactor that can oxidize the non-exchangeable NADH of TIGR03971 family SDR-type oxidoreductases.) → MAWKNPWKQNPWFESVAVAQERARKRLPKPVYAALLAGSERGQTIADNQQAFADLGLAPHVAGHHDKRELSTTVLGQEIGFPVIISPTGVQAVHPDGEVAVARAAAARGTVMGLSNFASKSVEEVVAANAATFFQMYWTGDRDVMIRRMRRAHAAGAKALIATLDWSFSMGRDWGSPEIPEKVDLSAMLRFAPQVMSRGRWLAAYARSGGIPDLTAPNLAPIADDGSLGEPPTFFGAYYEWMTTPPPSWDDVAWMVATWKDVSGGKPFMLKGVCRVDDALRAVDAGVDAISVSNHGGNNLDGTPATIRVLPPIATAVGDQIEVLLDGGVRRGSDVAKALALGARAVMVGRAYLWGLGANGQAGVENVLDILRNGLDSAVLGMGKASIHDLTPADLVIPDGFELALGQPPGQPLGQPSDRP
- the mftA gene encoding mycofactocin precursor MftA (Mycofactocin is a small molecule electron carrier derived from the final two amino acids, Val-Tyr, of MftA, the mycofactocin precursor. It plays a role in redox homeostasis and the metabolism of alcohols and aldehydes in Actinobacteria, including Mycobacterium tuberculosis.); this translates as MNPEENTQVVDEALTEESLIEEVSIDGMCGVY
- the mftR gene encoding mycofactocin system transcriptional regulator (MftR, the mycofactocin system transcriptional regulator, is an uncharacterized TetR family DNA-binding transcription factor. Its role is inferred by context. It occurs as part of the biosynthesis locus for mycofactocin, a partially characterized electron carrier derived from the terminal Val-Tyr dipeptide of the precursor peptide MftA, through a radical SAM enzyme-mediated process.); amino-acid sequence: MPTSPAPATRRSSLRGRPAATTHAEIEQAAFQLFMTKGFEATTLDDIGEAIGVGRRTITRYYPSKNDIPWGQFDRTLDAFREILRSMPTELPLHIAVHRGVLAFNDFPTDASPSHRDRMRLILTTPALQAHSVLRYASWREVIADYVAERTGLRSDDLLPQTVGQVSLALALTSYQAWLDDEDASLPDLLDATMGHLRTYVSS